In Candidatus Woesearchaeota archaeon, the sequence AAGCCGTGCGAGAAAAGGGCAGGACCTGCTGCACAGCATTGAGATAACTCTTGAAGATGCAGCCAAGGGAGTTAAAAAAGAGTTCATTCTTGAGAAGAGCGAGCAGTGCGCAAGCTGCGGCGGAACAGGGGCAGATGGCGGAGAGCTTTCTTCCTGCCCTGACTGCAGCGGAACAGGGTATGTCAGGAGCACCCGAAGGACAGCATTTGGGATTTTCAGCTCAACAACTGCCTGCAGGAGGTGTGGCGGCACAGGAAGCATTGCAAAAAAGCCCTGCAGGGCGTGCAATGGCAACGGCTATGCGCAGAAGAGAAAGAACATAGAAGTTGATATTCCTGCAGGAATTGAGTCAGGGGCAAACCTGCGGGTTGCTGGCGAAGGCGAAGCAGGCGCAAGAGGCGGGAGGGCAGGAGACCTTTACATAACTGTCCATGTAAAGCCTCATGATTTTTTCACAAGGCGCGGAAATGACATTTTCTGCAAGGTTTCAATCCCATTTGCAACAGCAGCTCTTGGGGGAGAATCTGAGGTTCCGACCATTGAAGGGACTGCAAGCATAAAAATTCCTTCAGGAACTCAGTCAGGCTCAAGCTTCAGGCTGAGGGGGAAGGGAATGCCCATTGTCGGGAGATACGGCTCAGGAGATGAATATGTTGAGGTTGTGATAAAAGTCCCCTCGACATTAAGCAGGCAGGAAAGGGAAGCGCTTGAGCGCTTCAGGGACTTGTCCTTTGAGAAATAATTTTGAAAAAATTTAGAAAAATAAGTTTTCTTATTCAGGATTATTCATACAGCGTCTTTGTATCCATCTTGAGGCTCTTTATCAGGTGAATCTTGTCCTTGACTGCCTTTTCCAGCTTCTCAAATTCAGGCACTGAGAATTCAATTATCCCTGATGAGGAATCGTTTGCAAATCCTATTGCTATGCTCTCCTTTTTCGGATTGAGCATGTCCTCGTTTATCATGACTTCTTTTATTTCAGTGTTGTTCTCAAGGCGGTAAAAGCCCTTTTTGCTCAGTGATTTTATCTTTATCTGCATTTTTTTCACCTGCATATCTAAGCCATGCACCTTTTGCACGGCTCGTATCCGGAATCGCTTGCTTCCTCAGGGGAGGAAAATGAAACTTTGCTCCTTGCTTTTATTTTCTTTCCAAGAGTGCATCCCTCCCTGTGGAAAATCTTTGCATTTTTGCTTGCTATGAACCTGTTTTTCTCCTTTTCCTTGTTATCTGATTTCTTGTTCTCTTCCTCTATTCGCGCGCATTCCTTCAGAAGCTCCTCTGCGCTCATTTCCTCATTGAGGACTTTGCTTTCCTCTCCTGTCTTTTTGGAACTCAAGTCCTCAATCTGCGAGATGTCAAAGATGGTGTCTTCTTTTTCCTTTGGGGCTTCCTGCATGAGAGGCGCTTCCTTCATCTCTTTGACCGGCTCAATTTTTTTTCTCTCTCTTCTGATTGCTTTTCTAGGATATGAAGATGTGATTATTAGTGCAAATGCATTGATTGCAATAAGAGCATATTTCCAGGGCACAGGAAGCCATACTCTTCCTGCAATGAATATGCTCAATGAGAACAGCATATTAAGCGCAAATAGCCCGAATATAAAGAGGTGGGAAAGATTCCATCTCCTATCTTTTGCGATCTCATAAAACATCATTGCATTCAAAACTGCGAAAAGGAAAAGCGCAATTGCCTTTACCTCAAGCACAAAAAACTCATTCAGCCCTAGCGGAAGGAGAAAAAAGTGCCCTCTCATAATAATTCCCAGCATTAGAATCTCTAATAGAATCAAGAAGCTTATTGTCCTCTTTTCCATCAAATCAACCCCCGATTTTTTAACCTGATAAGTTATTTCCTGCTTTTTTTGATACCTTATTGATATATAAACTTTCTTATTCTAAAGTAACTACATTGCTGCATCATTGCAGAATATACACAAAATATTTAAATAGGAAAATAGTTCCCTTTTGTCATCAATTGGGGGTGGAAATATCGAGGATACTATACTTAATTTCCTCACTGTAGAGGTTAAGCAGGATTACAGCATTCTGTTGCATAAGCAGATGGAAGTGAAAGGCGGAAGGGTTTATTTCCGGATTAAGAAAAGAATACTGAACAGCCCGTTTATCAGGACGCAGTTCGCGAGTTCAGGAAATCTTTCCGGGAATATTTAATTCTTTTCTTGTTATTTTTTACTTTTTTTGCTTACTTTTTCTTGCATTAAATAGTTATAGAAAATTATAGAATAGAAAATTGTGGAAAAATCCCTGAATTTTCCTAAACAACCTCGTATACAATGTCTCCTTTCTCATAAATCTTCTCGTAGTTGAACGGGCATTTAAGCTCGTACCTTGAAACTATAATTTCAACATTCCACTTGCGTATTATCTTGTCCCCTTCTGTGCAGTTGCCGTATTTCTGGGAATCATAGAAGCTTATTGCATCCTCAATCCTTTCTTCCTGCCTGTCAAAAGTTCCAAGCTGCGCAGGAAGGAGCGACTGCACCCGGTTTAAGGATGCCGGGTAGACTGCAGAATTCATGAAAACAGGAGTTAAAACAACTTTATCCTGAAATTGTCCTCTTATGAATCTCAGCGCAGCATAGTCATTGTCATATACAACCATCTCAGCATATTTCTTCCTGCTGTCCACTGCATCATACCTTGATGAAAAAACCGAGAAGAACACAAGAATTATAACAATTATCCCTATAATTTTTGATGCTGTCTTTCCTGCCTTAAGGACTTCTGCTGATTCTCTCTCAATAAATTTCATGAATTCGTAAAGCCCTATTGCAGAGAGAGGGACAAGCGCGATTAATGCGTAATATATCGCCCTCTGGTATGGCGCAAGCACGCTGAACTCATAATTGTTGAACAGGAAAGTCAATGCTGTTGAAAATATCGCAAACACAACTATGAATCTTTCATTGGGCTTGGCAAAAGCGGCATATATCCCGATTAGGGCAAGGATTGTTGCAGGTATTGAGTAAAGGTATGGCAGGAAATACTTTATCTCAAGCCCTGTCCAGCCGAGGGGGAAAACAAAAAAGCTTTTTATTGCGCCAAAAAATGAGGTATCTGGCTTTTTCAGGAGAAAAACCGCAAGAACAGAAAGAACAGCTCCTGCAATGAATATTCCAAGAATAAGTTTTTTTTCAGATTCAATGAATTTCCTTTCCATGATAAGGCATGCTAATGCCGGAAGCGCCAGTATTGCTGCAGAAGGCGGGTGTATTGCTGTTATGAGCAGGAATAAAAGCCCTGAAATCATGAATTTTTTCCTGCTCCCCTCTGAAATCCCTTCCATGAAAAAAAGCATGAAAAGGTAAATCAGCGGAAAGCTCATTGTCATTGGGGTGAAAAAGCCTATTCCGAGAAGGTTTACGCTGCTCTTAAGAGATGCGAAAAACAGGATGGAAAAAACAGCTGTCCAATATGATTTTGAAATCTTTTTTACAAGCAGAAAAAGCGCAATTGAGGAAAGCACTGCAAATATTGCAGGAAGGATTGAATAAAGGCGTATGAATGCATTTTCCCCAAGCGCTGCTGCAAATGGCGCCCAGAACATGTGAAATCCTATTTCAAGGTCCCGGTGAGGCTCTCCAAAATAAGGGTTCCAGTTTATTCTGCTGTTTGCAATTGAGATTATCTGGGCTGTGTGCTGCCATTCGTCTATGTGCATTGGGTAGCTGTATCCTGCGCTGTAGCTGTTTGTCCTGAAAAAGACAAATGCGAGAATTAAGAGAAGTATTATGATTCTAAGGTTGCTTGAATTGGAAAAAATCCCTTTCCTCTTCTCATAATCCCAATTGTCTGCCTTTTTTTTCATTTTTTTAATTTCTTATTACCCTCATTGCCAGTTATTTCAATTTGATTAATGCTATTTATAATTGCTGCTTTTTTTTGGGCTGAAAAGCCCTTAAGGAGATTTCCTTCAAAGCAAGCACGAGAAATTCCAGAATGTCTTTTTGCTTAAGCTTTGACTTTCCCTTTTTCCTGTTTGTGAAATTTATTGGAATCTCGGAAATCCTGAACCCTTTTTTCCCTGCTTCGCAGAGAACAGAAAGCAGAAATGCATACCCCCTTATTCCCGAATCATATCTTATTTTCCCAAGCGCGATGCTTCGGTATGCCCGCAGTCCGCTTGTGACATCCTTGATTTTTCCCCCTGTTGCCTTTCTTCCGATAAGATTTGCCAGTGCGCTCGTTATAATCCTGAAAGCACTCCATCCGATGATTTTTCCTCCCTTAATGTATCTTGAGCCGATAGCAATGTCAGAATCATCAAGCGCTTTTAGCAGAGCAGGAATATCTTTTGGGTTATGGCTGAAATCAGCATCCATTGTCAGTATTATTTCCGCCTTGAGCTTTTTAACTGCAAAATCAAATCCAGTTGCATAGGAACTCCCAAGCCCGGGCTTCCTGCTGTTTCTTATTACAAAAACTTTTCCCTTATGCTCTTTTTCCAGCTTAAGCTCCTTCTCGTAGGTGCTGTCTTTTGATGGGTCATTTATCAGGATTATCTTAATTGTTTTGCCATTAACACTCAAGGAAATAATTTCTCTGACTAATCGTTCTATATTCTCCTCCTCATTTTTTGTTGGTATGCATATTGCGCAAAGCATCTTTCCTTTCAAAAAGTTTCACCCTAAAAAGAATTTGCCTTCCAAATTTAAAAAACTGTTGATTCTTCAACGGAATTTTCCGCTGTTTTTAGCTGAAAATGTTGAAATAATCTGTTACAACCCCGCTGGAGAATATGATTATCCCAACGAATTCCTAGTGCAGTTTTTCATTGCACTTCGGGCATAGCCTTAAAGACGATTTTACCAGTGAGCCGCATTCAGGGCAGATTTTTACTCCCATTATCCTCTGCCATTCTTTCCTGTGCTTTCCCGCTTCCATCTCATATTTTCTTATCTCATTCCTGCTGGTTTTTATCTCTTCTTCGCTTTTCAGGTATTTCATTAGGGCAAGATGAACTTTTATCTCCTTGAGAAGCTTTTCTTCCATCCTCTTGTGAAATGCAGCCTTTCTCTTTTCTGAGAAAAAGGCAGGAATGCTTTTCTTGCCTATCCTTACCTTCAAAAGAACTAATGTAATTATTGAGAATACGATAATCCCTGCGCCTGATATGAAAATTATTATGAGCAATTTGTCCTGCACGCATTCGTGGCTTTTTGGCTTATTCAGGAATGGGCATGAGAATTTCCTGCACTTGTTTTCAGAAGCCATCTCATCTTCGCTGCATGAAAGGGGTGTGCATGAATTTTCAGAGCAGTATTCTTCAGGAAGGCATTCCTCGTTTGAGCAGCATTCATATTCTAAACATTTGTGCTCTTTTATGTATTGGCATTCAATGCATTTTACAGGAAAGCATAGTCCCCGCTCGCAGCTCATATTCTCATTGCAGTCAGATTCTCTCAAGCATCGTATTATGGGCTTTGGCATCACTGTTATGTTTTTAAGAGGGTAGCACCTTTCGTCCTGCTCAATTATCTTGTCCCCTTCCCTTTTGAAGAAAGTGAAGCAGGGATTGTAGAATAAGTATGTGTAGTTTGTTGCCTTTGGAACAGTCCCTTCCATTGCAACTATCTCTGTTTCAGAGAAAAGAATCTCTGTCTTAAGGTCATAATGCGCTATTTCGTTTCCCAAGATGTCCCTCAGCCTTATCCTGCTTATGTATATTGTTTCCCTTTCAGTGTTTGTTATGTTTATTCTCCACATAATCTTTCCGTCTGCAAAGCAGTGGAGCTCATAGCATTCATGAGTAATCAGGAAAGATGCAGATGCATCTGTGCTGCTGAGAATTGTGAAGATGGCCATTAAGAATGCGAAAACCGGAATCACGAATATTCTTTTTTCCATCTTTCTGCCCCTTTTTTGCTTGTTAAAACTTTTTTTTAGTATTCCTGGTATTTAACTGTTTTTGTTGAGGTTATAATCTCAGTTAATCTTCTTCTGTCTTTTCTCAGCAGCATAAACAGCGGGTCTGCTATCCAGAAAAGCACAATCGGGAATACCGGGAAGAGAATGATATTCCTCCCGAGAGCCTGCAAAATCCCTATCCTTTCAGGTTTATCCCTGCCGGAATTCCCTGCGATTGCAGGAACAACCCTTATTTTCAGAAGCATCTTTCCAAAGGTCTGCCCAAGGAAGAACTCCATGAGGGCAAAATACAATACGCATGCAAGCGACAGTCCTGAAACAAGATAGAGAATCTGGCTTGATATTTCGGGGTGGATTGAAAGGTATGAATAGCTTGCTGAAAATCCTGAACTTCCAATCTCTTTTTCCATGAGCTCGGCAAATTTGTTAAGCCTCCACTCAAACGGGAGCATTGCAGTAAACCTTAGAATCATTATATCTGTGAAAAAGGCTATTGCCCTTTCAATAATCGGCGCATCCATTACTATAAACCGTTTATTTTTTGTTTTTGATGAATTGGTTTTCCTGCTTTTCATTTTTTTACCGCTTCCTTTCTTATTCTTTCCCTATTATTTAAGATATGCTGATATCTCATTGTATTCTGCAACCGGCTTTTTCATGAGCAGGTAATCCTCACTAATTCTCGGGCAGGCCATGTTTACAAAGCATTCAATAAACGGGAAATTATCAAGCTCGCTGAAATCCAGGGTGTCAAAGAGGAGAATATAGCACCTTTTCCCAAGCTTCTCAATTTTTCCTTTTGCAAGGATTGCATTCCTGATTATTGACTGCCCCGGCTTTATTGATACGAGAAGCCCTATCTCATTTGAGCTGAGAAACTTGACAAGCGCCCCCTTTTTCTTCTTTATGACTTTTTCAACTTCCTTTTCATCCAGCTTTTCAAACCTCTTTGAGAACGGGTCAAAGCAGAAAACAGGCTTTTTTCCTGAAAGGGCGATTCCAATCGGGTGGAACTTTCCGCTTCCTATGTAAAGGAATGCATCAACTTCGCCTGAAATTCTTTCTGCCCCATAAGCGTCGCATCCAAGCACCTGCCCGGGATATGCAGTTCTTTTCCCTTTTCCTGTCAGGACAATCTTTCCGTTTTTTTCAAGCTCTTCTCTGACTTTTGGCATTTCCCTTATGTGCTGGACAGTTGTGAAGAGCCCGATTCTTTTCGGAAGCTTGGAAATTTCCCCTCCAGGAAGGCTTATTTTCACTTTAGAATGCGCTTCTATGAATATCTTCTGCATGCAGTTAATGAATCCGCTCTTGTTTAAAAATTTATACAAAAAACGGCGCTAAAATTCATTACAAAGAAATTCCAAAGGAATTTCTTGTGCCAAAATTCGCTTGGCGAATTTTTGGTACTTTAATTATGAGATATATGGCGCCGTTTTTTGTACAAAGAAATGTTTTACATTTCTTGTGCA encodes:
- a CDS encoding molecular chaperone DnaJ (chaperone Hsp40; co-chaperone with DnaK; Participates actively in the response to hyperosmotic and heat shock by preventing the aggregation of stress-denatured proteins and by disaggregating proteins, also in an autonomous, dnaK-independent fashion), which codes for SRARKGQDLLHSIEITLEDAAKGVKKEFILEKSEQCASCGGTGADGGELSSCPDCSGTGYVRSTRRTAFGIFSSTTACRRCGGTGSIAKKPCRACNGNGYAQKRKNIEVDIPAGIESGANLRVAGEGEAGARGGRAGDLYITVHVKPHDFFTRRGNDIFCKVSIPFATAALGGESEVPTIEGTASIKIPSGTQSGSSFRLRGKGMPIVGRYGSGDEYVEVVIKVPSTLSRQEREALERFRDLSFEK
- a CDS encoding glycosyltransferase, with the translated sequence MKGKMLCAICIPTKNEEENIERLVREIISLSVNGKTIKIILINDPSKDSTYEKELKLEKEHKGKVFVIRNSRKPGLGSSYATGFDFAVKKLKAEIILTMDADFSHNPKDIPALLKALDDSDIAIGSRYIKGGKIIGWSAFRIITSALANLIGRKATGGKIKDVTSGLRAYRSIALGKIRYDSGIRGYAFLLSVLCEAGKKGFRISEIPINFTNRKKGKSKLKQKDILEFLVLALKEISLRAFQPKKKQQL
- a CDS encoding RDD family protein translates to MKSRKTNSSKTKNKRFIVMDAPIIERAIAFFTDIMILRFTAMLPFEWRLNKFAELMEKEIGSSGFSASYSYLSIHPEISSQILYLVSGLSLACVLYFALMEFFLGQTFGKMLLKIRVVPAIAGNSGRDKPERIGILQALGRNIILFPVFPIVLFWIADPLFMLLRKDRRRLTEIITSTKTVKYQEY
- a CDS encoding diphthamide synthesis protein, which encodes MQKIFIEAHSKVKISLPGGEISKLPKRIGLFTTVQHIREMPKVREELEKNGKIVLTGKGKRTAYPGQVLGCDAYGAERISGEVDAFLYIGSGKFHPIGIALSGKKPVFCFDPFSKRFEKLDEKEVEKVIKKKKGALVKFLSSNEIGLLVSIKPGQSIIRNAILAKGKIEKLGKRCYILLFDTLDFSELDNFPFIECFVNMACPRISEDYLLMKKPVAEYNEISAYLK